One Oncorhynchus keta strain PuntledgeMale-10-30-2019 chromosome 23, Oket_V2, whole genome shotgun sequence DNA segment encodes these proteins:
- the sft2d3 gene encoding vesicle transport protein SFT2C, producing the protein MAELNRSLQEYLAQSKGGAKTISQSSSSTTIDIESSSVAGSWFGSWSSPFSGSRSGGGGSTGQGSGSGYSWPWSTEPDPCLPGMSRSQRLVAFGVCIAFSALCFGLSALYAPLLLLYARKFALLWSLGSLFAILGAAILRGPSKLIARPTPSALVYLCSIGGTLYAALSLHSTILTAVGAIIQVAVIVGYVVSLLPGGSAGIRFMGGMAVSAIKRTVTGKTMPI; encoded by the coding sequence ATGGCGGAATTAAATCGAAGTCTTCAAGAATATCTGGCCCAGTCTAAAGGTGGTGCCAAGACGATATCTCAGTCCAGCTCAAGTACGACCATAGATATCGAATCCAGTTCGGTAGCTGGGAGCTGGTTCGGTAGCTGGTCGAGCCCGTTCTCTGGTTCCAGGAGTGGCGGCGGAGGTTCGACAGGCCAAGGGTCAGGCAGCGGCTATTCCTGGCCGTGGTCTACGGAGCCAGACCCATGTCTTCCGGGAATGAGTCGCTCGCAACGACTGGTCGCTTTCGGAGTGTGTATTGCGTTCTCGGCGTTGTGCTTTGGACTGTCCGCCCTGTACGCACCCTTGTTGCTGTTGTATGCGCGCAAATTTGCCCTTCTCTGGTCTCTCGGCTCTCTTTTCGCGATTCTGGGAGCAGCGATACTGCGGGGACCCAGCAAGCTTATAGCGAGGCCGACTCCCAGCGCGTTGGTGTATCTGTGCTCTATTGGAGGTACACTGTATGCAGCGCTCAGCCTTCACAGCACCATACTCACCGCCGTCGGAGCCATTATCCAGGTTGCCGTAATCGTTGGGTACGTCGTCTCTTTGCTGCCGGGCGGTAGCGCAGGAATTCGATTCATGGGAGGGATGGCAGTGTCTGCTATCAAAAGGACTGTCACGGGTAAAACGATGCCAATTTAA